One genomic segment of Desulforamulus reducens MI-1 includes these proteins:
- the fdnG gene encoding formate dehydrogenase-N subunit alpha produces MKKISRRDFLKNIGLGTAGLALMANPAMASQSDTKITGGNLPSKIRKVKETYTVCAYCGCGCGILLYTNDQNQLIFCEGDPDHPINEGTLCAKGSGIIDVYNVVMKKKGRVINKQRILKPLYRAPGSTKWEEKSWDWALTEIAKRVKKTRDESFVEKDEKGIRVNRATGIATFGSASLDNEENYLLHKMFRSWGLINIEHHARIUHSPTVAGLAASFGRGVMTNHFVDYKNSDVFLMIGSNSAETHPQAMRWILKARDTRGAKLIVADPRLTKSASMADLFVRHRPGTDIAFINGIMKYVIENELYHKEYVISYTNASYLINPDFKFKDGVFSGFNMKDGKASYDTTSWQYQKEGEDIKKDPTLQDPHCVFQILKRHVSRYDIKTVSRITGVPEDQFKKVCEIYSTTGKPGKAGNVIYAMGITQHTHGSQNARALCVLQLLLGNIGIPGGGVNAQRGESNVQGSTDMAMLNHLLPGYIGMIYAGKHNTLKDYLEKEVPKTGYWSNKGKFLVSLLKAWYGGKATKENDFGYDFVPKHDGKNRTHMGIFDELSKGTVKGMFAWGQNPAVGGPSAYQERKAMEKLDWLVAVDLFETETAAFWHRPEADPTKINTEVFFLPAAMSYEKEGTVVNSGRWAQFRYKAVNPPGEAKSDLWIADKLFKAVKKEYQSGGKFPDAIMNMVWNYDQPGHDEPNIDKINVEINGYEVGSGKTLPSFAKLQDDGSTACGNWVYAGFWFEDKDAKVPAAKRRIKKDPTGLGLYPQFAFSWPANRRIVYNRCSMDAKGNPWHAEKTIIKWDALASKWVTYDVPDFGITKPGADPLGLPEVIPPEKSAANPFIMLDEGHGRLFAVKGVIDAPMPEHYEPVESPVRNIMSKQQNNPIFVKFKGDFEKVAGAANDKYPIIATTHRVVEHYQSGAVTRNCPTLAEASAHMFVNISPKLAQKLGVKMGDDVIVETPRAQITCKAAVNPVCLPLRVDGKELEVVGMPWCFGYQGVTSGATANDLTPSVGDPNTSIPEYKAFVVNIKKAGRGVF; encoded by the coding sequence ATGAAAAAAATAAGCAGGCGCGATTTTCTAAAAAATATTGGACTTGGTACAGCAGGATTGGCCTTAATGGCCAATCCTGCCATGGCCTCCCAGTCCGACACTAAAATTACAGGCGGGAATTTACCCTCCAAAATTAGAAAAGTAAAAGAAACCTATACAGTGTGTGCCTACTGTGGCTGTGGCTGCGGTATTTTACTTTACACCAATGATCAAAATCAGCTTATCTTCTGTGAAGGAGATCCGGATCATCCCATCAATGAAGGTACTTTATGTGCCAAGGGCTCCGGTATTATTGACGTCTATAATGTTGTCATGAAAAAGAAAGGCCGGGTTATAAACAAGCAAAGGATATTAAAGCCCCTTTATCGTGCACCTGGCAGTACTAAATGGGAAGAGAAGAGCTGGGATTGGGCTTTGACAGAAATTGCCAAGCGGGTGAAAAAAACTCGGGACGAATCCTTTGTGGAGAAAGATGAAAAAGGCATTCGGGTAAACCGTGCCACTGGTATTGCTACCTTTGGTAGTGCTTCGTTAGATAACGAAGAAAACTACCTACTACACAAAATGTTTAGATCTTGGGGTTTGATCAATATCGAACACCATGCCCGTATATGACATAGTCCCACAGTAGCCGGTCTGGCTGCTTCTTTCGGACGTGGGGTGATGACTAACCACTTTGTGGACTATAAAAATAGTGATGTTTTCTTAATGATCGGTTCCAACTCAGCAGAAACCCACCCGCAGGCCATGCGGTGGATTTTGAAGGCTAGAGATACCAGAGGTGCCAAGTTAATAGTTGCTGATCCAAGACTTACCAAGTCAGCCAGCATGGCAGACCTTTTTGTGCGACACCGTCCAGGTACCGATATTGCTTTTATTAACGGAATCATGAAATACGTTATTGAGAATGAACTGTATCATAAGGAATATGTTATTAGCTATACGAATGCTAGTTATTTAATTAACCCAGATTTTAAATTTAAAGATGGTGTGTTCTCCGGGTTTAACATGAAGGATGGTAAGGCCAGCTATGATACCACCTCTTGGCAATATCAGAAAGAAGGAGAAGACATTAAAAAAGATCCTACTTTGCAAGATCCCCATTGTGTCTTCCAAATACTAAAGAGACATGTAAGTCGTTACGATATCAAAACTGTTTCACGTATCACAGGGGTACCAGAAGATCAGTTTAAAAAGGTATGTGAAATATACAGTACTACCGGTAAGCCTGGTAAAGCTGGTAATGTTATCTATGCCATGGGAATAACCCAGCATACACATGGTTCTCAGAATGCTCGCGCCCTTTGTGTTCTGCAACTTTTATTGGGTAACATTGGGATACCAGGCGGTGGCGTAAATGCCCAGCGTGGGGAATCCAATGTTCAGGGTTCCACGGACATGGCGATGCTCAATCACCTGTTGCCGGGTTATATTGGGATGATTTATGCCGGTAAACATAATACTTTAAAAGACTATTTAGAGAAGGAAGTACCTAAAACTGGTTATTGGTCTAATAAGGGAAAATTCCTTGTTAGCTTATTAAAGGCTTGGTATGGCGGTAAAGCAACCAAAGAAAATGATTTTGGTTATGATTTTGTACCCAAACATGATGGTAAAAATCGTACCCATATGGGTATATTTGATGAATTATCCAAGGGTACCGTTAAGGGAATGTTTGCCTGGGGGCAGAATCCTGCTGTGGGTGGGCCTTCAGCTTATCAAGAACGTAAGGCCATGGAAAAATTAGATTGGCTGGTAGCGGTTGATTTGTTTGAAACCGAAACTGCAGCCTTTTGGCATCGTCCCGAGGCAGATCCCACAAAGATTAATACAGAGGTATTCTTTTTGCCGGCAGCCATGTCCTATGAAAAAGAAGGAACGGTTGTCAACAGTGGTCGTTGGGCTCAGTTCCGCTACAAGGCAGTTAACCCGCCGGGTGAGGCCAAGAGCGATCTGTGGATTGCCGATAAACTGTTTAAGGCAGTGAAGAAGGAATACCAGAGTGGTGGTAAATTCCCCGATGCTATTATGAATATGGTATGGAACTATGATCAACCCGGCCACGATGAGCCTAATATAGATAAGATTAATGTTGAAATTAATGGTTATGAAGTAGGTAGTGGTAAGACTTTGCCTAGTTTCGCCAAGTTGCAAGATGACGGCTCAACAGCCTGTGGTAACTGGGTATATGCTGGGTTCTGGTTTGAGGACAAAGATGCTAAGGTTCCAGCTGCTAAGAGACGCATCAAAAAGGATCCTACTGGTTTAGGGCTTTATCCCCAGTTTGCCTTCTCATGGCCTGCCAACCGTCGTATTGTGTATAACCGCTGTTCTATGGATGCTAAAGGGAATCCTTGGCATGCAGAGAAGACGATTATTAAATGGGATGCGTTGGCCAGTAAGTGGGTGACCTATGATGTACCGGACTTTGGTATTACTAAGCCCGGGGCAGACCCCCTAGGTTTGCCAGAAGTCATACCTCCGGAAAAATCTGCAGCAAACCCCTTCATTATGTTAGATGAAGGACATGGTCGTCTCTTTGCCGTAAAAGGTGTGATAGATGCACCTATGCCGGAGCATTATGAACCAGTGGAAAGTCCCGTTAGAAATATCATGTCTAAACAACAGAACAATCCAATCTTTGTTAAGTTTAAGGGTGACTTTGAGAAAGTTGCAGGTGCTGCCAATGATAAGTACCCAATTATTGCAACCACCCATCGGGTTGTTGAACACTACCAGAGTGGTGCGGTAACTCGGAACTGTCCTACCCTAGCAGAAGCATCTGCCCATATGTTTGTAAATATATCACCTAAGTTAGCCCAGAAATTGGGTGTAAAGATGGGTGATGATGTGATTGTTGAGACGCCAAGGGCCCAAATTACTTGTAAAGCAGCTGTGAACCCGGTTTGCCTGCCTTTACGGGTAGACGGTAAAGAATTAGAAGTAGTTGGTATGCCCTGGTGCTTTGGTTACCAAGGTGTTACCTCCGGTGCTACAGCCAATGATTTAACCCCCAGTGTTGGAGATCCCAATACCAGTATTCCGGAATACAAGGCTTTTGTAGTTAATATTAAAAAAGCCGGCAGGGGGGTGTTTTAA
- a CDS encoding 4Fe-4S dicluster domain-containing protein, with amino-acid sequence MAKGVLVDITRCMGCKSCQVACKQWNDLPASNPAFANGLTSPPDMDGYTYTTVKMEVIERDRDYIIRGAKRQCMHCEHPACASACFAKALQRDPKTGAVLYYPHLCVGCRYCMLACPFDIPKYQWDKQFPLVAKCQFCFDPEGKYDRLGRGLAPACVDTCPTGALKFGERDELLKEAWSRINSNPKYLKKVMGEKEAGGTSWLYISDVPFETFGFRPNLGIKPLPEYSHNFLKWTPIIAMGWGTLLTVLYHYTKRREQIASEGDKNVHM; translated from the coding sequence ATGGCAAAGGGCGTATTAGTTGACATAACTCGTTGCATGGGCTGTAAATCTTGTCAGGTTGCCTGCAAGCAGTGGAACGATCTACCTGCTAGCAATCCCGCCTTTGCAAATGGTTTGACCAGTCCGCCGGATATGGATGGCTATACCTACACCACTGTTAAAATGGAAGTAATAGAAAGGGATAGAGACTATATTATTCGGGGGGCCAAGCGACAATGTATGCATTGTGAACACCCAGCCTGTGCCTCTGCCTGCTTTGCCAAGGCGCTGCAAAGGGACCCGAAGACAGGTGCAGTGCTATATTACCCGCACCTTTGTGTGGGTTGTCGTTACTGCATGTTGGCCTGTCCCTTTGATATTCCTAAATATCAATGGGATAAACAATTTCCATTAGTAGCAAAGTGCCAGTTTTGTTTTGACCCCGAGGGGAAATATGACCGCTTGGGTCGTGGGTTAGCTCCGGCCTGTGTTGACACCTGCCCCACCGGCGCACTGAAATTCGGTGAGAGGGATGAACTGCTAAAAGAGGCTTGGAGCCGTATTAATAGTAATCCTAAGTATTTAAAAAAGGTTATGGGGGAAAAAGAAGCCGGCGGTACTTCCTGGCTCTACATCTCCGACGTACCCTTCGAAACCTTTGGTTTCCGTCCAAACTTGGGTATCAAGCCGTTGCCAGAGTATTCCCACAACTTCCTAAAGTGGACACCTATTATTGCTATGGGGTGGGGAACTTTATTAACTGTCTTGTACCACTATACCAAGCGACGTGAACAAATTGCTTCGGAAGGCGATAAAAATGTTCACATGTAG
- the nrfD gene encoding NrfD/PsrC family molybdoenzyme membrane anchor subunit, with translation MSENKGLLKEIAEYKWKFTMTPARKVLLLLAGLGVVCMLYRLATGLGTSTNLSDKWPWGLWIGFDVLTGVALAGGGYGTAIIVHVLHRNKYHAIARSAMLTSLLGYLLVMAGLFMDIGQWFNFWRPFVSWGHSSVLFEVFWCVSCYTTVQVLEFGEIVTEKVGTKYHEAFKKALPVLMIIGIVFPTLHQSSLGALYLIMVDKLYPLWWSPYIGLLFLMSSFFVGPAMICVETALAGKAFNHEVPIPVLRGLVRISGVFMVLYLGLKLYDLANRGVFNLMFEGNLEGNLFLLEIILGIIIPIIIAFSGMSNTRRGLVTFGVLVSGGLIFNRMNVVFTGMSAAIGGWYFPSIMEWSVSIGLVAIGCLVYCFIVENFNILEHGEHKVIA, from the coding sequence ATGTCGGAAAATAAAGGATTGCTTAAAGAAATTGCTGAATATAAGTGGAAGTTTACCATGACACCTGCCCGCAAAGTATTACTTTTATTGGCCGGCCTTGGCGTAGTGTGTATGCTGTACCGCCTAGCCACAGGGCTGGGTACTTCCACCAACCTGAGTGATAAATGGCCCTGGGGGCTTTGGATCGGGTTTGACGTACTGACTGGTGTGGCTCTGGCTGGCGGTGGTTACGGAACAGCCATTATCGTGCATGTACTGCACCGTAATAAGTACCATGCCATTGCTCGCAGTGCCATGTTAACTTCCTTACTGGGTTACCTGTTAGTCATGGCGGGGCTTTTTATGGACATTGGTCAGTGGTTTAACTTTTGGCGTCCCTTTGTATCCTGGGGACATTCTTCAGTATTATTTGAAGTGTTCTGGTGCGTGTCCTGTTACACCACCGTTCAGGTATTGGAGTTTGGAGAAATTGTGACGGAAAAGGTTGGTACTAAGTACCATGAGGCCTTTAAGAAAGCGTTACCGGTACTAATGATTATTGGTATTGTGTTCCCGACGCTACACCAATCTTCATTGGGTGCACTTTACCTAATTATGGTGGATAAACTTTATCCTCTGTGGTGGTCACCCTACATTGGCTTATTATTCTTAATGTCTTCCTTCTTTGTCGGGCCTGCCATGATTTGTGTTGAAACAGCATTGGCTGGCAAAGCCTTTAACCACGAAGTACCCATTCCTGTATTACGGGGTCTGGTTAGGATATCCGGGGTATTCATGGTTCTTTACCTTGGTTTGAAGCTCTATGATTTGGCTAACCGTGGGGTATTTAACCTGATGTTTGAGGGAAATTTAGAAGGGAACTTGTTCTTGCTGGAAATTATTCTGGGGATTATTATCCCGATAATTATTGCCTTCAGTGGTATGAGCAATACCCGTAGGGGTCTTGTTACCTTTGGTGTCTTGGTAAGCGGCGGTCTAATATTTAACCGTATGAACGTTGTCTTTACCGGCATGTCCGCTGCCATTGGTGGATGGTACTTTCCTTCTATTATGGAATGGTCTGTGAGTATTGGTCTAGTCGCCATCGGCTGCCTGGTATATTGCTTTATCGTTGAAAATTTTAACATTTTGGAGCATGGGGAACACAAGGTAATAGCTTAA
- a CDS encoding formate dehydrogenase accessory protein FdhE, whose product METKKNAEKLANFYLDIMEQENEFEALEWKIDLDSEQVIRWYQGEAALSLAAPDIPEEIVFNRFINVARACQKWQVGPLPVTNEFINNLERLNDSKRKEFINALFKVAGNKAWIKGLNVSPEFLDFIAQITFKPILNAYGEAVLDKVELDKWSHSHCPVCGDQPIMAKFSGKEGYRILHCGRCETEWRYKRLGCPYCKEENASQATFITMEDFKQYRVYLCERCKSYLKTVDERLAGEVDLFCEDLATVELDRLAQAEGYQRGHRRQQT is encoded by the coding sequence ATGGAAACGAAGAAAAATGCAGAGAAATTAGCCAACTTTTATCTAGATATAATGGAACAAGAAAATGAATTTGAAGCATTAGAGTGGAAAATAGATTTAGACTCTGAACAAGTGATTCGGTGGTATCAAGGGGAAGCGGCTCTTTCTTTGGCGGCACCGGACATTCCAGAAGAAATTGTATTTAATCGGTTTATTAATGTGGCCCGGGCCTGTCAGAAATGGCAGGTCGGACCACTGCCTGTTACTAATGAGTTTATAAACAACCTAGAAAGACTTAATGATTCCAAAAGGAAGGAGTTTATAAACGCATTATTTAAAGTGGCAGGAAACAAGGCTTGGATCAAAGGACTAAATGTATCCCCAGAGTTTCTTGATTTTATAGCGCAAATTACCTTTAAACCCATTCTAAATGCCTATGGGGAGGCCGTACTAGACAAAGTTGAGTTGGATAAATGGTCCCATAGCCATTGTCCCGTTTGTGGAGATCAACCTATTATGGCCAAGTTCTCCGGCAAAGAAGGCTATCGAATACTTCATTGTGGGCGATGTGAGACCGAATGGCGCTATAAGCGGCTGGGTTGCCCCTACTGCAAAGAAGAAAATGCTTCCCAGGCAACCTTTATAACAATGGAAGATTTTAAGCAATATCGGGTCTACTTATGTGAACGGTGTAAAAGTTATTTGAAGACGGTGGACGAGCGGTTGGCCGGGGAAGTGGATCTGTTTTGTGAAGATTTAGCCACTGTTGAGTTAGATCGGTTGGCCCAGGCTGAAGGTTATCAGCGGGGCCATAGGCGGCAACAAACCTAA